In one window of Methanobrevibacter millerae DNA:
- the hmgA gene encoding hydroxymethylglutaryl-CoA reductase (NADPH): MNHSEIIDKLLNGEMKLYQVDREVSASEATDIRREFLERKYSIKLDNIANYSLDMERASARNIENSIGVLQLPMGIAGPLKINGDKCKREVFVPLATSEGALVASINRGASTITASGGVNAHVISDIMTRAPVIKTENASESIRIKEWFIDNFAELKEIAESTTSHGKLLKIDPILIAGVYVYPRFVYSTGDSMGMNMVTIATEKILDKMASETTARHIALSGNACVDKKPAAINIIEGRGKSVVADILIPKDIVNQKLKTTAEAMEEVNIAKNLIGSAVSASHAYNAHYANMVAAIFLATGQDAAHVVEGSLGITTAEARDGDLYFSVNLPDLPIATVGGGTSLEAANEGLNILGVAGSGKAHEFAEIVASTVLAGELSLIGALAAGHLARAHKELGRG, translated from the coding sequence ATGAATCACTCAGAAATTATTGATAAACTTTTGAACGGTGAAATGAAACTTTACCAGGTCGACAGGGAAGTTTCAGCCAGTGAAGCCACAGACATCAGAAGGGAATTCCTTGAAAGGAAATATTCAATTAAACTGGACAATATAGCCAATTATTCTCTGGATATGGAAAGGGCTTCCGCCAGAAACATTGAAAATTCAATCGGAGTTCTGCAATTGCCTATGGGTATTGCAGGTCCTTTAAAAATCAATGGGGATAAATGCAAAAGGGAAGTTTTCGTTCCTCTTGCAACCTCTGAAGGAGCGCTTGTCGCATCAATAAACAGGGGAGCTTCCACCATTACTGCATCAGGCGGAGTCAATGCACACGTCATATCAGACATCATGACCAGAGCTCCGGTAATCAAAACCGAAAACGCATCAGAGTCCATAAGGATTAAGGAATGGTTTATTGATAATTTCGCTGAACTTAAAGAAATTGCCGAATCCACAACATCACACGGAAAACTCCTTAAAATCGATCCGATATTAATTGCGGGCGTTTATGTTTATCCTCGCTTCGTATATTCCACAGGAGACAGTATGGGCATGAACATGGTCACGATAGCCACCGAAAAGATTCTCGACAAGATGGCCAGCGAAACGACTGCCAGACACATTGCCTTAAGCGGAAATGCCTGCGTCGATAAGAAGCCTGCGGCAATCAATATCATTGAAGGAAGGGGAAAAAGCGTTGTTGCAGACATCCTGATTCCTAAGGATATCGTTAATCAGAAACTTAAAACCACGGCGGAAGCCATGGAAGAGGTTAATATAGCCAAAAACCTTATAGGCTCAGCTGTCAGTGCTTCTCACGCATACAATGCGCATTATGCAAACATGGTTGCAGCAATCTTTTTGGCTACGGGCCAGGATGCGGCTCATGTCGTTGAAGGTTCTCTGGGCATTACGACTGCCGAAGCTCGTGACGGAGATTTATACTTCTCAGTTAACTTGCCTGACTTGCCTATTGCCACTGTAGGCGGAGGAACAAGTCTTGAAGCTGCAAATGAAGGATTGAATATTTTAGGTGTTGCCGGTTCAGGCAAAGCCCATGAATTTGCCGAAATCGTTGCAAGTACGGTTCTTGCAGGGGAATTGTCCCTTATCGGTGCATTGGCTGCCGGACACTTGGCAAGAGCTCATAAGGAACTTGGAAGGGGTTGA